Genomic segment of Arachis hypogaea cultivar Tifrunner chromosome 16, arahy.Tifrunner.gnm2.J5K5, whole genome shotgun sequence:
atttcttcttctttttcatccaatccttcatccTCATCGGTTGAAGGAGTAGCAACAGTGTTAGTCATTGCGTGATTTTCTACATCAATCACCACTTGAGCTAGTGATTACGCAGTTTTCACTTGAATCACTGGAGAAGAACCTTCATCGTTACCAGTGGCCGTCACCAGTAGTTTTCGAACTATTGAAGGAGCAACAGCAGTGCTAGTCGTTGCATCTTTCATTAGGGCCTTTCATTGAAGCTACTTCAATGGCTAGTTCATGATAGTCTTTTTAGTAGGTAtgcagatggttattttaattcttatgtgGACAATTGTTTTGATTGGATTGAATTTAGTTATAAACAATTAAAATATGCTGGATATTCAATTCACTAGGTatgtggatgattatttttatcattaagtggatggttattttagGAGTCTAGCAGCACCGTTCATTTCTGATCTGGAGGAAAACGATACTGATGAGGGTCTTTATTGATGAACTAGCGGTGATGAGGAAGATTGCAGCAGCAACTATGGAAGCTGGTTGACGATCAAGCAACGACGTCGATGACAGAAGATTTGGAAAAGAAGTtagtattttagtaaattatgATATAATAgttgattaaaatttttgaaggaacGAGTAATTGCCAAAGAGACATTGGAGTTTTGTTCAATTTCGTTGTACCCAAAATCATAGAGGTGGCAAAATCTGAACCAGGGGATTCATTTGAAAATAGAATTTGGCCTTCCATTCGGTCCTCCCCACTTTTCCACTGATTCAGTCTCATCATCTATCTCTCAATATAAGCTTTATTTAGATGATTCATAtgtacacacacatatatatatatatatacatatatatacatatatatatatatatatatatatatatatgataggaACATGCTGGAATAATACCATGCCTATATATAAAAAGGACAATGAGATGTTAAAATaacgaaattaaagaaataaaattaattaagagtGAATATAAGTTCTATTATAAATATAAAGTTAAAGCAATATTGTTTTTCTTCTATTGGTAATCAAGGAGCACCGCGTAGAGTGCATGTCGTTTTCTAAGCTCATATAATTGTACTACTACTTATCTCTCGCGCGCGCACACACATACAAAGAGAAGATGCATGTTTCTGTCAAAAAATATGCGAAAAAGAAATCATTTTTCCCCGGGTATCACAGACACCCAACTTACTTAAAATCCTTCAACGACCGGTATTTCAAAGTCAAAAACTCATCATAATTTATTCCGTGtgcaactttttcttttcttttttttctatttctaatcCAATTTATCCCACACACGGATatgcacatatatatatatatatatatatatatatatatatatatagaggattCCGCATAAGCTTACAATAAACCATAAGAATAATAATCCAAATAACACCACTTATTAGAAATACAAAACAATggtggtggcttcttcttcttcatccgaGTTCCCTAAAGGTGGGTGGAGGGCAATAATGTCATTCACTCACCAAGTAATCAAGGGCCGTTGGTTCATGGTATTCGCCTCACTTCTAATCATGGCCGTTGCGGGTGCAACTTACATGTTCGGCTTGTACTCCAACGACATCAAAATCTCACTAGGATATGACCAATCTACCCTCAACATGCTAAGCTTCTTCAAAGACCTTGGCGCCAATGTTGGCGTGCTCTCGGGACTAATCAATGAGATTACTCCCACTTGGGTTGTTCTCTCCATCGGCGCAATCATGAACCTCTTTGGTTACCTCATGATCTGGCTCTCAGTAACTAACCGAATTCCCAGACCGCAGATCTGGCAGATGTGCCTGTACATTTGCATTGGTGCCAACTCGCAGTCTTTTGCGAACACCGGGGCGTTAGTCACGTGCGTCAAGAACTTCCCCGGTAGCCGCGGAAGCATACTAGGCCTTCTCAAAGGCTATGTTGGTTTAAGTGGCGCCATTATCACGCAGCTCTACCATGCTTTCTATGGTGATGATTCCAAGTCTCTTATCTTACTTATAGGTTGGTTACCGGCTGCGGTTTCCTTCATTTTCCTACCCACCATTAGGATCTTGAAACTCGATGCGGTTCAACAGAAAAAGGAGCTCAAAGTCTTTAACAATCTTTTGTATATTTCTCTTGGTTTAGCTGCTTTTCTTATGGTGCTTATCATAGTACAAAACAAGCTTAGTTTTACCACCGTCGAGGACGTGGTGGATGGCTTGGTAGTTGTTTtcttgcttcttcttcctcttgctaTTGTGTTTAGAGAGGAATTCAACAACTTTAGAGCCAGGACTACCGAAGTTCAACCTTCGAGCATAAATTATAAATCTGAAGAAACAGCAGCAGTAGAATCCGATCCCAGTGTCAGTGTTAATATTGTTAATACTAACACTAACACTGACACTGATTCTGCTGATTCTAAATCCGCTTCTTGTTGGAGCACCGCGTTCAAACCTCCGAGCAGGGGGGAGGACTATACCATCTTACAAGCCTTGTTTAGCATTGACATGTTGATTCTATTCATTGCAACCACGTTTGGTGTGGGTGGAACCTTAACCGCCATTGACAACTTGGGACAGATTGGGAACTCTCTAGGGTACCCTAAAAAGAGCACCACAACGTTTGTATCGCTAGTTAGCATATGGAACTACCTCGGGCGCGTTGCTTCCGGCTTTGCGTCGGAGATTCTCTTGAAGAAGTACAGATTCCCTCGGCCTTTGATGCTCTCACTGGTCATGCTTCT
This window contains:
- the LOC112754265 gene encoding protein NUCLEAR FUSION DEFECTIVE 4 yields the protein MVVASSSSSEFPKGGWRAIMSFTHQVIKGRWFMVFASLLIMAVAGATYMFGLYSNDIKISLGYDQSTLNMLSFFKDLGANVGVLSGLINEITPTWVVLSIGAIMNLFGYLMIWLSVTNRIPRPQIWQMCLYICIGANSQSFANTGALVTCVKNFPGSRGSILGLLKGYVGLSGAIITQLYHAFYGDDSKSLILLIGWLPAAVSFIFLPTIRILKLDAVQQKKELKVFNNLLYISLGLAAFLMVLIIVQNKLSFTTVEDVVDGLVVVFLLLLPLAIVFREEFNNFRARTTEVQPSSINYKSEETAAVESDPSVSVNIVNTNTNTDTDSADSKSASCWSTAFKPPSRGEDYTILQALFSIDMLILFIATTFGVGGTLTAIDNLGQIGNSLGYPKKSTTTFVSLVSIWNYLGRVASGFASEILLKKYRFPRPLMLSLVMLLSCVGHVLIALGVPNSLYLSSVIIGFCFGAQWPLMFAIISEIFGLKYYSTLYNFGAAASPVGSYILNVKVTGSLYDKEALKLLEAKGLKRVDGEDLSCVGVRCYRMAFIIITASTLIGCFVSFILVLRTRKFYRSDIYGKFRRELEAAETEMGTSNKNNGAAVPEEGHSHASLSM